A stretch of Lysinibacillus agricola DNA encodes these proteins:
- a CDS encoding SHOCT domain-containing protein has product MQAIEQINECLKPAGKSVLSFVEEDIEFLANYIEDNETILSATTGSKKLTYFLYLITSERLLTLNKDKKDKTLVSYELNDIRNLIVSRKILAVEIDFIYKESDIKLKLNNDKAAMPFADELENIFGIPEKVTLKKKVKGPKAIKLNLTILNGKEQLNDHGYNYVLKQTEHGYVDISVDYKDPETFQIIKWERVENIQKSAFDIAGWSLIGSTFGNAETIAGAMGANIGKDKSVATLFLKRENGDKVPLVIKCDKKDLEKLSLLIVTEEGEVSQTVETSLNTSTIPTDELVKLKELLDAGILTQDEFDTKKKQLLGI; this is encoded by the coding sequence ATGCAGGCAATTGAACAAATTAATGAATGTTTAAAACCTGCAGGGAAATCCGTTCTTTCATTTGTGGAAGAAGATATTGAATTTCTTGCTAACTATATAGAGGATAATGAGACTATATTATCTGCAACTACAGGATCAAAGAAATTAACGTATTTTTTATACTTAATCACTTCAGAAAGATTACTCACCCTAAATAAAGATAAAAAAGATAAAACTTTAGTTTCCTATGAATTGAATGATATCCGTAATCTAATTGTTAGTAGAAAAATTTTAGCTGTAGAAATCGATTTCATTTATAAAGAATCAGATATTAAGCTGAAATTAAATAATGATAAAGCAGCTATGCCTTTTGCGGATGAGTTGGAAAATATATTCGGCATCCCTGAAAAAGTAACCCTCAAAAAGAAAGTAAAAGGGCCAAAAGCTATTAAGCTAAACTTGACTATCTTGAATGGTAAAGAACAGCTAAATGACCATGGTTATAATTACGTTTTGAAGCAAACTGAACATGGTTATGTAGATATTTCGGTAGATTATAAAGATCCTGAAACATTTCAAATAATTAAATGGGAACGTGTTGAAAACATTCAAAAGAGTGCGTTTGACATTGCTGGATGGTCATTAATCGGAAGTACATTCGGTAATGCAGAAACTATTGCCGGTGCAATGGGAGCTAATATAGGAAAAGATAAATCTGTAGCAACGCTTTTCCTAAAGCGTGAAAACGGGGATAAAGTTCCATTAGTTATTAAATGTGACAAGAAGGATCTTGAGAAGCTTTCGCTATTAATCGTTACTGAAGAAGGTGAGGTTTCGCAAACAGTTGAGACCAGCCTTAACACATCTACAATTCCTACTGATGAGTTAGTCAAGTTAAAAGAACTTCTTGATGCGGGAATCTTAACTCAAGATGAATTTGATACAAAAAAGAAACAGTTATTAGGGATATAA
- a CDS encoding copper amine oxidase N-terminal domain-containing protein yields MKKLVLFITMLSLFMVTSLTADAHPGRLDSNGGHNCSEKSKAKGLCSGYHYHNKGNEAAPSTNTNHKTPTYQSTPEPVLTTVDVYINNVKQSYNPSAYIKNGTTLVPMKAIFVSLGATVTYDNATKKVTAYKGNKKIVIGVGNKKAYVNSNGVTTTINLNHAAEIYKGTTMVPLRFVSEALGAGITFDNAVYITTK; encoded by the coding sequence ATGAAAAAATTAGTTTTATTTATTACAATGTTGTCTTTGTTTATGGTCACATCATTAACGGCTGATGCACACCCAGGTCGTCTTGATAGTAATGGTGGTCATAACTGTTCTGAAAAGTCTAAAGCAAAAGGTCTTTGCTCAGGTTATCATTATCATAATAAAGGCAACGAGGCAGCACCTTCTACTAATACAAATCACAAAACACCAACATATCAAAGTACACCAGAACCAGTGCTTACAACTGTAGATGTATATATCAATAATGTTAAGCAATCCTACAACCCAAGTGCTTATATTAAAAACGGAACAACTTTAGTTCCTATGAAAGCTATTTTTGTATCACTTGGTGCAACTGTTACTTATGACAATGCAACAAAAAAAGTGACTGCATACAAAGGTAATAAAAAAATTGTCATTGGCGTTGGAAATAAAAAAGCTTACGTTAATTCAAACGGCGTTACAACTACAATTAATTTAAATCATGCAGCTGAAATTTATAAAGGAACAACTATGGTACCTTTACGTTTTGTAAGCGAAGCACTAGGTGCAGGTATTACCTTTGATAACGCTGTATATATTACAACAAAATAA
- a CDS encoding ribonuclease H-like domain-containing protein has translation MSYENKILQMKKMLGKKTTTTIKKEDKPAYQKPVAPSYTEQWEKAGLTVVENDFGIVFKRQVRYPFSFQHGHYKLQSFFEALVKWQEARFEHPYALEMQEKVLFFDTETTGLKGVGTQIFLLGFLEVSEEDESFILTQYILADPAHEAALLFESKLWQKTATVITYNGKSFDWPQLETRWTLNQKELPKLRTQRQIDLLHSSKRLWKNDMERMKLKSVEEEKLGFFRIGDIPGYLAPIIYLDAIKSGVPDALMKVLLHNEWDLLSLITLYVHSTNLLFEETSEESAKTFTNIGKWYADLKESSQSVKVLEKVTAQFDALEAGNAQYYLAIQHKRNKKFSEAIDAFVASLHFVDPRKKLHVLEQLAMIYEHQMKDYEQALYYTQEGIQLIKKNEQWRVEQKQKWEISWEKRLHRLGNKK, from the coding sequence ATGTCTTACGAAAATAAAATTTTACAAATGAAAAAAATGCTCGGTAAAAAAACGACAACAACTATAAAAAAAGAGGATAAACCTGCTTATCAAAAACCTGTTGCTCCAAGCTATACTGAGCAGTGGGAAAAGGCGGGCCTGACAGTTGTAGAAAATGATTTCGGTATTGTTTTTAAACGACAAGTGCGTTATCCGTTTAGTTTTCAGCATGGTCATTATAAGTTGCAGTCATTTTTTGAGGCATTAGTAAAATGGCAAGAGGCAAGGTTTGAACATCCATATGCGCTAGAAATGCAAGAAAAGGTACTATTTTTTGATACGGAGACTACTGGCTTGAAGGGTGTAGGTACACAAATTTTTCTTCTCGGTTTTTTAGAAGTATCAGAGGAAGATGAAAGCTTTATTTTAACTCAATATATTTTAGCCGATCCTGCTCATGAGGCAGCGTTACTTTTTGAATCAAAGCTTTGGCAAAAAACAGCGACGGTTATTACCTACAATGGAAAAAGCTTTGACTGGCCGCAACTTGAAACACGTTGGACACTCAACCAAAAAGAATTACCTAAACTCCGTACTCAACGGCAAATCGATTTGTTGCATAGTTCAAAGCGTTTATGGAAAAATGATATGGAAAGAATGAAATTAAAATCTGTGGAAGAAGAGAAGCTTGGTTTTTTTCGCATCGGAGATATACCTGGCTATCTTGCACCGATTATTTATTTAGATGCAATTAAAAGCGGTGTTCCAGATGCACTTATGAAAGTTCTTCTTCATAATGAATGGGATTTACTATCCCTTATAACGCTTTATGTCCATTCTACAAACTTGCTATTTGAAGAGACAAGCGAAGAATCTGCAAAAACGTTCACGAATATTGGGAAATGGTATGCTGATTTAAAAGAGAGTTCACAGAGCGTAAAGGTTTTAGAAAAGGTTACGGCCCAATTTGATGCACTTGAAGCAGGAAATGCTCAATATTATTTAGCAATACAGCATAAAAGAAATAAAAAGTTTAGTGAAGCGATTGATGCTTTTGTGGCTTCTCTACATTTTGTTGATCCACGAAAAAAGTTGCATGTATTAGAACAGTTAGCCATGATATATGAGCATCAAATGAAAGATTATGAGCAGGCCCTTTATTATACGCAAGAAGGCATACAATTAATTAAAAAGAATGAGCAATGGAGAGTGGAACAAAAGCAAAAATGGGAAATTTCTTGGGAAAAGAGGTTACACAGATTAGGAAATAAGAAATAA
- the gpsB gene encoding cell division regulator GpsB, with protein MDIKLTSKMILEKEFKKNFKGYNVEEVDSFLDEIIQDYETFEKVVAQLREENKQLKEEIDNTPKRQPVASAAAGTTNFDILKRLSNLEKHVFGSKLYE; from the coding sequence ATGGACATTAAATTAACGTCAAAAATGATCCTTGAAAAGGAATTTAAGAAAAACTTTAAAGGCTACAATGTAGAAGAAGTCGATTCATTTCTTGATGAGATTATTCAAGACTATGAAACGTTCGAAAAAGTGGTGGCCCAGCTACGTGAAGAGAATAAACAGTTAAAAGAAGAAATTGATAATACACCTAAGAGACAACCTGTGGCATCAGCAGCAGCTGGTACGACAAACTTTGATATTTTAAAACGTCTTTCAAATTTAGAAAAACATGTATTTGGAAGTAAGTTGTACGAATAA